One stretch of Brachyhypopomus gauderio isolate BG-103 chromosome 8, BGAUD_0.2, whole genome shotgun sequence DNA includes these proteins:
- the atf1 gene encoding cyclic AMP-dependent transcription factor ATF-1, with translation MEEVHQNSSNGTESQTVTIPTTITASQLSQITQMSLGGSPVTVVQLPGGQIQVQGVIQSAQPSVIQSPPAQVQGQGSDSEDSQDSTDSGASNQKTREILARRPSYRKILNDLSAEEVATRSEGVEDTSVSSTMTTVSVPTPIYQTSSGQYIAIASNGSLQLASGSEGVQGLQTLTMTNTNPSQPTILQYAQTADGQQILVPSNQVVLQGAGGEMQAYQIRSSPSSLPQTVVMTSPVINSQGKSDDPQMKREIRLAKNREAARECRRKKKEYVKCLENRVAVLENQNKTLIEELKTLKDLYCVKTG, from the exons ATGGAGGAGGTGCACCAGAATAGCAGTAATGGCACTGAATCACAGACTGTTACTATCCCTACAACTATTACAGCGTCTCAGTTGTCGCAAATAACTCAG ATGTCTCTGGGAGGATCACCAGTGACGGTGGTACAGCTGCCTGGAGGTCAAATTCAGGTTCAAGGAGTGATCCAGTCTGCCCAGCCATCTGTTATTCAGTCTCCACCAGCACAAGTTCAG GGACAAGGATCTGATAGTGAAGATTCTCAAGACTCAACAGACAGTGGAGCCTCAAACCAGAAAACGAGGGAGATTCTGGCCAGGCGTCCATCATACAG GAAGATTTTAAATGACCTCTCAGCAGAAGAGGTAGCGACTCGGAGTGAAGGAGTGGAGGATACCTCTGTCTCATCTACCATGacgactgtgtctgtgcccacaCCAATCTATCAGACCAGCAGCGGCCAGTACA TTGCAATTGCATCAAATGGTTCTCTGCAGTTGGCTAGTGGTTCTGAGGGGGTACAAGGCCTGCAGACGCTTACCATGACCAACACCAACCCAAGCCAGCCTACCATACTGCAGTATGCTCAGACTGCCGACGGACAACAAATATTAGTTCCCAGCAACCAGGTGGTGCTACAAG GTGCGGGGGGTGAAATGCAGGCCTATCAGATCCGCTCGTCGCCCTCCTCGTTGCCTCAGACCGTGGTCATGACGTCACCCGTTATCAACTCTCAGGGAAAGAGTGATGACCcacagatgaagagagagatccGTCTGGCcaaaaacag GGAAGCAGCTCGGGAGTGTCGCAGAAAGAAGAAGGAGTATGTGAAGTGTTTGGAGAACCGTGTGGCAGTGCtggaaaatcaaaacaaaacactgaTTGAGGAGCTCAAGACGTTAAAGGACCTTTACTGTGTCAAAACAGGCTAA
- the LOC143521596 gene encoding thiol S-methyltransferase TMT1A-like, whose protein sequence is MALLMHSCTLLAKILVFPLYLAQVCGLYKFYKRIFPAFVYKVTFRYNEIMKDKKRELFRSLTKFYPPNGPLRLLEVGCGTGANFEHYPTGCKVTCIDSNPYCERYLKMAKAKNEHLVYERFVVASGEDLRAVEDNSVDVVVCTLVLCSVNNPPKVLQEAKRVLRPGGGFFFMEHVVADPTSLAYFFQHVFEPFWYYFCDGCEITRATWQHIEAAGFSDLELHHIKAPLNAFVKPHIVGYAVK, encoded by the exons ATGGCGCTCCTTATGCACTCATGTACACTACTTGCAAAAATTCTAGTGTTTCCTTTATATCTGGCGCAGGTGTGTGGGCTTTACAAATTCTACAAACGCATTTTCCCCGCTTTCGTCTACAAGGTAACGTTTAGGTACAACGAAATAATGAAAGACAAGAAACGGGAGTTGTTTCGCAGTCTAACTAAGTTCTATCCTCCGAACGGACCACTGCGTTTACTGGAAGTTGGTTGCGGTACCGGGGCCAACTTTGAACACTATCCGACAGGTTGTAAGGTCACATGCATCGATTCTAATCCGTATTGCGAACGTTACTTGAAGATGGCCAAGGCGAAGAACGAGCACCTGGTGTATGAGCGATTCGTGGTTGCGTCTGGGGAGGATTTAAGGGCCGTGGAGGACAACTCCGTAGATGTCGTAGTCTGTACACTGGTTTTGTGTTCGGTAAACAACCCGCCTAAGGTTCTGCAGGAGGCTAAAAGAGTTCTAAGACCG GGTGGAGGGTTCTTCTTTATGGAGCATGTGGTGGCAGACCCAACAAGCTTGGCATACTTTTTCCAGCATGTTTTCGAGCCATTCTG GTATTATTTTTGTGACGGGTGTGAGATCACTCGTGCTACCTGGCAGCACATTGAAGCAGCTGGTTTCTCAGACTTGGAGCTGCACCACATCAAGGCTCCACTAAATGCATTCGTAAAGCCACACATCGTCGGTTACGCTGTGAAATAA